The nucleotide window TTCCGCCCGACCGCGGCCTACCCTAAGGCAACAGCAATCAGCCTCTGGTGAgtcggatgatggaaatggcGAGGGCTCGACTCTGGGTGACGATCCGGGTTCTGGAGAGACCGCTGAGCCGATTGTTGGTATCCAAAACCGTATGGAGATCGACGATGACGGCGACAGGCAAACTGTGCTGGAAGGTGTTTCCAACACGCACGACTTGACTGTCAATGATACCTCTGAAAGCCAGGAAGCCGAGACATTCAATATCACTCACCGTTCTACTGTGGATGGCAGCATGATCAACAACGACGCAACGCGCACGAACGGGGCCTTGGGCCTGTCACCCACGCAAGCCCCCAATACTGCCAACTCGCCTGCTGTTGTTCCCAGCCCATACTCATTGTATGTGCGTGACCGATCAACCACAGCGGTGCAGGGCGTCTTGACGACGATGCCCAAGGACGAAGATGTCCTTATGTCGCTTCAGCTACTCGCATATGTTTCCAAATACTGCAACCTGCGCTCTTACTTCCAGCACTCCCACCTCGTTCCTAAGCTCAAGGTTGACCGTGAGCTCCAAATGCTGGAGGACGGCGTGTCGCCCATCGAACctccggaggaggaagatgaatatCTGCTTCCGGACGATGTCAACATCTTCCCCTTGGTGGAGAAATTCACGGTTCGCCACCACTCCAAGGACATGCAATACTGGGCATGTGTGGTGATGCGGAATCTCTGCCGCAAGGACGAGTCGCGAGGCGGCATCCGGCAGTGCGCATACTATAAGTGTGGCAAGTGGGAGGAATTCCAGCGACAATTTGCCAAGTGCCGGCGCTGCCGGCGCACCAAGTACTGCAGCAAAGACTGCCAGAAGGCAGCGTGGGTGTACCATCGTCACTGGTGCCACACCACGCCATGATATGAACGCATGAAACTGTTTAATACCTCTAATGCATATCGGCTTGCATAGCGTCGTATCTGTCATCTGTTACCATTTCGTCATTCCGTTTCGTTTCCGAGGGTTTCACGTCTACCCGTGCATGGCATTTCAAAA belongs to Aspergillus luchuensis IFO 4308 DNA, chromosome 3, nearly complete sequence and includes:
- the samB gene encoding MYND-type zinc finger protein MUB1 (BUSCO:EOG09260H6E;~COG:O;~EggNog:ENOG410PJJR;~InterPro:IPR016024,IPR002893;~PFAM:PF01753) yields the protein MREVNFSIPNVNKASVNITTTLYDRRALDCTSTLPLINSLNHLAYLTTSSARIRDILTVDGGIERLVCILKEGRSRDLMEMWKWSLAFQCVVNIGVRGSESVRTRVVEADMVPVIATILDNYIKVVEKARARADSENQRHSSRHHTKGAPITSDAPSRPVYVDQSTNTEQRPSRRQAPPPHIEIPPFYQDSHASDSNAMDITSSPRVPVTSPPERSTFGQDAHNIRSNDTRYAHAAHRYRVMQPLATALPPMDAADGFGLRPVRDTERLPSMLPGFQNGLASQPDSPTTPSGPAQLRSNTQAPSARPRPTLRQQQSASGESDDGNGEGSTLGDDPGSGETAEPIVGIQNRMEIDDDGDRQTVLEGVSNTHDLTVNDTSESQEAETFNITHRSTVDGSMINNDATRTNGALGLSPTQAPNTANSPAVVPSPYSLYVRDRSTTAVQGVLTTMPKDEDVLMSLQLLAYVSKYCNLRSYFQHSHLVPKLKVDRELQMLEDGVSPIEPPEEEDEYLLPDDVNIFPLVEKFTVRHHSKDMQYWACVVMRNLCRKDESRGGIRQCAYYKCGKWEEFQRQFAKCRRCRRTKYCSKDCQKAAWVYHRHWCHTTP